AAAGAATTCGACAAAATGGTCCGCAGCAGGCTGCCCATCATCCTCGACCCCCAGATTGACGGATATGTTAAAAGACTTGTTGCACGGGTAGCCAAGCATATACCGCCCCAGCCTTTCCCCATCAAAGCCACGGTAATTCGCAACAATGCCATGAATGCCTTCGCTGTTCCGGGGGGCTATGTTTATGTCTTCACCGGACTTATTCTGAATATGAAGCACGAAAGCGAGCTTGCCGCTGTTATCGGGCACGAACTCGCACACGTAACTCTGCGTCATGCCGCCCGGCGTATTGAAAAAATGAAAATGGTAAATATGGCCAGCATGCTCGGCACTCTGGCCGGAATGCTGATTGGCATAGCCGGCGGCGGGGCTAGTATGGGCAATCTGGGACAGGCCATTGCAATGGGATCCCTGGGCGGGGCGCAAGGAGCATACCTGAGCTACACTCAGGAGAACGAGCGTGAAGCCGACCATCTGGGCATGAACTACCTTGTTGCCTCAGGTTACAACCCGCAAAGCATGGTTGACGGTTTCAAGGTCATGAAACAACGCCAGTGGCACATGAGCAACACCAATATTCCCACATACCTGTCCACCCACCCCGGCCTTGATACCCGTATCGCTTATCTGGAGAACAGGTTCACGCGCATGCCTCCTGAATATTTCAAGCGAAAAAATGACGATGCGGAATTCCATAAGGTCCAAACCCTTATCCGCGCCAGACTGACTTCAACAGACGTGGCCCTGGCCTACTATCTGGCTATTCCGGAAAAAGAACGGACCTGCCTCGACCATCTGGGGCTGGGCATTGTCTACTCGCGCATGAAGAAGAACAAAAAGGCGGAGCAGGAATTCAAAAAAGCCAACGAACTCTGTCCCGGAGACCCCCTCATTTTGCGTGAAGAAGGACGCTTTTATTTTAATATAGGAGACATGGATAAAGCTTCACCGCTGCTGCACCAGGCCTACCTGCGCGCCCCCACTGATGCCATGACTCTTTTTTTTATCGCCCGAATCGAAGGAGTGCGCAAAAATTACAAGCAGGCCATCCTGACCATGCGCAGGGTAGCGGAAATGGTTCCCCATGATCAGGAAATCCATTACCACCTTGGCCGCATGCTCGGAGAATCCGGCCACTATTTTCAGGCCCACGCCCAGCTTGCATATGCTGCTTTTTACGGACGCAATATGAAACAGGCTCAGTTCCATCTGCGCAAAGCCGAAGGACTGGCCAAAACTAAAAAACAACGCGAAGAGCTTAAAAAGCTGCAGGAAACCATCAATCCCAAGCCGCCGGAAGAACAGAAAGAGAAAAACGAGAAAAAAAAGGAGGAGTAATTACACCCTCAAAACACAAACACCACAAGGTCTTGTTTTAGATGGATTTATTTAGCAACTCATTTTTACCGGACCACCCCGGACATCTTGAATGATATATGGTTTTAATGTACAGGTTTTCGTTTCTACAATCTTTCGCCAATAAAAAGTGAAGCGAACATGATCATCGCAAAATCAATAAATGAAATAGTAAAGCCTGAACAAGGCACATGTGTAACAATCGGAAACTTTGACGGTGTCCATAAAGGGCACCAGAAGCTGATCAGCTCCACCTGCAAAAAAGCAAAGGCCAACGGGCTTGCCAGCGTGGTGGTAACTTTCGATCCCCACCCGCTGCGGGTGCTGGTCAACAGCAAAACCCCGCCGTTCATCACCCTGACTTCCCAGAAGCTGGAACTCATTGCCCTGCATAAGCCGGATATTGTTCTGGCCCTGAATTTCACCAAAGAAATGGCCGCCCTTTCCCCGGAAGAATTCATCAAGCAGTACCTCATCGATCCGCTGAATATGAAAGAGATGGTTGTGGGCTATGATTACGCTCTGGGCAAAGGCCGCAGCGGCAACTACGAAACCCTTGTCGAACTGGGCATCAAACATAAATACGATATTGAGAGACTCGATCCGGTGATCATCAACGATGCCGTGGTCAGCTCTTCACGCATCCGCGATATGGTCAGCGAAGGCAATGTCTGGGACGTACGCCCCCTGCTGGGACGTTTCTATCAGGTTCGCGGCGAAGTGGTTCACGGCATGAACAGAGGCGGACGTCTGCTCGGCTTCCCCACTGCCAACATCAAGCTCGAAGACGAACTTTTCCCCAAAAAAGGGGTCTATGCCATCCGCGTGGAAGTTGAAGGCAAGGTCCTGCCCGGTGTCGCCAACATCGGCAAGAACCCCACTTTCGGCAACGAAGCCCTTTCCGTGGAAGCGCATATTCTCGACTTTTCCGAAGATATTTACGGCAAGGATATCCGGGTCCATTTCATTCAGCGCATCCGTTCCGAAAAGAAATTCAACGGACTGGATGAACTTAAGGAACGTATCGGAATTGACATCGGTCTGGCCCGTGAAATCCTCTCATACCCTGAATCACAGGTCCGTCCCGGACTGCACCTGTCAGAATCAGGAGCAGAATAATGAGTCCTTTCCTCAGTGTAAGTACATGGAAAGATCTCGCCCGCTCCTACCGTAATGTCAGCCACTTCCGCTGGCTGGTGCTCGGTATTGTGGTCGGTGTCCTTTCCGGCATCGTGGCCGTGCTTTTCTTCGGCGCGGTGGAACTGGGCAAATACTTTTTCATGAGCCAGCTGGCCGGACTTTCCCTGCCTGCTCCGGAAGGTGAAGAACTTTTCCATGGTCACGCCGGGGAACAGCTGCGCACCTGGACCATCCCTATCTGCCTGACCATTGTCGGCCTGATTACCGGGTGGCTGGTCAACAAATACATCCCCGAAACAATTTCCGGCGGCACTGACGGTACCGACGCCACCATCAAATGCTTCCATCAGGGCGGCGGCCTCATGAAGCCCATAGTGCCCGTAATCAAAGGAATCAGCTCTGTTTTCACCATTTCCTGCGGTGGTAGTGCAGGCCGCGAAGGCCCCATCACCCAGATGGGAGCCGGGGTCGGCTCATGGCTGGCCCAGAAGCTGAAACTTTCCACCAAGGAACGCCGTATCCTGCTTCTTGCCGGTGCAGCGGGCGGACTGGGTGCAATCTTCCGCGCCCCGCTGGGCGGCGCGCTCACCGCCATTGAGGTCATCTACCGCGAGGACTTTGAATCCGAGGCCATCCTGCCTTCGGTCATCTCCTCGGTAGTCTCCTATTCCCTGTTCACACTTTTCTACGGCACAGAACCCATCTTCGGCATACCGCGCTTTGTTTTCCACGACCCGCGGGAACTTATCTTCTACGTGGCTCTGGCCTTTGCCTGCACCTTTGCAGGCTGGATGTACATCCGCACCTTCCGTTTCATCAAATATTCCGTCTTCTACCAGATCAAAGACCGGGTCGGCCTCATGTGGGCCACCGGACTCGGCGGTCTGATGATGGGACTCATGGGTATGTTCTTTCCGCAGGTGCTCACCGGGGGCTACGGCTGGCTGGAGATGGCCATCATGGGTGAAATCCCGCTCATGATGATGATCGCCATCGTCATCGGCAAGACCGTTGCCACCTCCATGACCATCGGTTCCGGAATGTCCGGCGGTATGTTCGCGCCCGCTCTTTTCGTGGGCGGCATGTCCGGCGGTATCGTGGGCCAGATTGCCGGAAAATATTACCCGGACATCGTCACCCAGCCCGGCGGATACGTACTGGTCGGCATGGCCGCATTCTTCGCCGGGGTGGCAAAAGCCCCCATCGGCCCGCTGATCATGGTCTGCGAGCTCACACAGGGTTACGGTCTGCTGGCTCCGCTCATGCTCGCCTCCGCACTGTGCATCGTGCTCGGCCGCAGCTTCTCCCTCTACGAACATCAGGTGGAAAGTAAATTCGATTCCCCGGCCCATATCGAGGACAAGACCATCAACATCCTTGAGGGCTTACACGTGGAAACCCACTACAAACCGGGCCGCGTAACCACCCTTGAAGAAGGAACCACGCTCAAGGCGTTGACCGATATCATCGCCAACACCAACGAGCTCTACTTCCCGGTCAAAAACGACGACGGAGTGATCACCGGAATCCTGACTATTCAGAACGTCAGGAACCATCTCTTCAACCCGGATCTCTTCGACCTCATCCTCGCCAAGGACCTCGCCACCAAACCGGCGACCCTCAAGGCCGATGACGACCTCTACACCGCCCTGCTCCAATTCGTGGACAGCGACTACGGGCAGATTCCGGTTGTAAGTGAGGACGATCCCAACAAAATCATCGGGATCATCAACAGGGAGAACGTTTTCCGGGCTTATGCAAAGGCTGTCCGGGAGTTACGGGAGGCTGCGGAGTAAGACTGAGTTGATGCGCTTCGCGCTTTTGTTGGACGGATTTCGCCTCCGGCGGCCAAAGGGACTAAGCCCCTTTGGAATCCCTATTAGGTAAGAAAAAAGCTCCCTCTTGCGATTGCAGGAGGGAGCTTTCGAATTTTCTACGGAAAAAATTTAAACAACTTCATCAACATAGGTCCCCGGAGGAGGCACTGCACCTACAGCAGAACTCCCCCCTTCTACTGTCTGAGTAGAATCCCCGGTCAACTCCACCTTCTTTTCACTATCAGGCTCAACAGCACCGGCTGCCGCCAACGTACTAACCTGCTCCGCAGCCTGAACATTCCCGGTCACAGTCTGTCCCTCTTCCGGTTCGTTGCCTTTAAGCACCTTCTCACTTTGGGATTCAGTTGCTTCTTCAGCTTTCTCGGCAATCTCTTCAGTCATTTTTGCGGGATCAGGGTCAGTATCAACGATTTTCTTACTGCCCTCGGGAGTAAGTTTTTCTTCGATCTTTTCTTCGGTCTTCTTCTCCTGTTCCTCTTCCCGCTCCTTGCGATCTTCTTCGATCTTCTCTTCCATCTTTTCGCCGGTGTAATCTTCGGCTTCATCCTTTGCAGCCCTTTCCGCTTTCATGCCCACAAGCATTAACGCAGCATTATTACCCGGAAATTTAGCTCTCACCAGGTCAGCTTCGGCTTTATACACATCAACCACATTCTGCATGCGGTTGCGGAAATCATTATCTATATCAAAGGCGGTCATCATCCCTGTAATATACCGGGACTCTTCGCGGTCATGCTTGAAAAAGCTGTCCGCCATCATATTGCGCTGGGAAAAAGAATGGCCCTGCGGTTCCCGTTCGACCACTTGCTGATGAGTTGAATTTTCCTCTTCAGCAACTTCCTGTTTCATATTGAAAATATTAAATTTAAAGCCCGAAGATTCACCGATTCTCATGGCTGGCCTCCGTATATTTTTTTAGACCGCGGATCGTGTATTAATATTATTTTCGGCATAAATTGATATTTCTTTAGGTTGAGGACCAAATTTCCCCTCCCCCCTTGCCATCCCCCCCAAAGGCATTATCTTCTGGTAACTCAAAATTTCACCCCTCTATCAAGACCTAACCTCCCGCCAATACTGGCAGCGAAGCTTATTAAAAGGTTTTGGGATTCTTAAACCCTTTTGCAAAAGGGTTTAAGCCGCCGGAGGCGAAATCAGTTCGACAAAAAGCGCGCAGCGCAACACATACGAGAATTCAGGAGCTAAATATGGAAATGAGAGGAACAACCATTCTGGCCGTTAAGGACGATAAAGGCACTGCCATGATCGGTGACGGTCAGGTCACTATGGGACAGGCTGTGGTCATGAAACATTCCGCAGTCAAGGTCCGTACCCTTTACAATGATCAGGTTATCGCCGGATTCGCAGGGGCGACCGCAGATGCCTTCACCCTTTTTGAACGCTTTGAAAAGAAACTCAAAACCTACTCCGGCAACCTTGTGCGCTCCGCCGTTGAGATGGCTACCGACTGGCGCACTGATAAATTCCTGCGCAAGCTGGAAGCCATGATTATGGTTGCCGATGCCGAGCACATTCTCATCATCAGCGGTAACGGCGATGTTATCGAACCTGATGACGGTGTTGCGGCCATCGGTTCCGGCGGGTCTTATGCCCTTTCCGCTGCCCGTGCGCTCATGCGCAACACTGAGATGCCCGCAGCGGACATTGCCCGGAAATCCATGGAAATCGCCAGTGAAATCTGCGTTTACACCAACGACAATTTCGTTCTCAAAACCCTCGAAAAATAAAGACGCGAGTTACAAAAAATGAGCAATCTTACACCTAGAGAAATCGTTTCTGAACTGGATAAATTCATCATCGGCCAGTCCGATGCAAAACGGATGGTCGCCATTGCCATGCGTAACCGCTGGCGTCGTCAGCAGCTTCCGCCGGAACTGCGTGACGAAATCGCACCCAAAAACATCATCATGATGGGCCCCACCGGGGTCGGTAAAACAGAAATCGCCCGCCGTCTGGCAAAGCTGGCCGGATGCCCGTTCTTCAAGGTCGAAGCCACCAAATTTACTGAAGTTGGATATGTGGGCCGCGATGTGGAATCCATGGTCCGCGACCTTATGGAAATCGGCATCAACCTTGTGCGCAAGGAAGAAATGGAGAAGGTCAAAGTAAAGGCGGAAAAGCATGCTGAAGATGCCCTGCTCGACATTCTGCTGCCCTCCTCCAAGCCCAAACAGCCGGGCATGGGATTCTTCAACCCCGCAGCACCGGAAGAACAGCAGCAGGAACAGCCCACAGCGGACCAGTCCTCCACCCGTGAGAAATTCCGCAAAATGTGGCGCGAAGGCAAGCTGGACGAGCGTGAAGTTGAAATCGAAGTTTCCGTTCAGGGCGGAGGCGTGGAAATCATGTCCATGCCCGGTATGGAAGACATGGGCATGCAGGTCAATGACATGATCGGCAAGATGTTTCCCAATAAAAAGAAGATGCGTAAGGTCAAGATTCGCGAAGCTTACGATATCCTCATCCAGCAGGAATCCGACAAGCTCATCGACATGGACAATGTGGCCGAACTGGCCCGTGAACGTGTTGAACAGGGCGGCATTCTCTTCCTCGATGAAATCGACAAGATCGCCGGTAATCAGGAAGGCGGCGGCTCCGCAAATGTCTCCCGCGAAGGCGTGCAGCGCGACCTGCTGCCCGTGGTTGAAGGCTGCGTGGTCAACACCAAATACGGCATGGTCAAGACCGACCACATCCTGTTCATCTCTGCGGGAGCGTTCAGCTACGCCAAGCCCTCGGACCTGATCCCAGAGCTTCAGGGCCGTTTCCCCCTACGCGTGGAACTGACCTCTCTTGATAAGGACGACTTCTACCGCATCCTCACCGAGCCGCAGAACGCCCTGACCGTTCAATACAAAGCCCTGCTGGAAACAGAAAACCTGACCATTGATTTCAGTAAGGAAGCACTGGAAGAAGTGGCCCTCAACGCCCAGAAATTCAATGAGGAAACTGAGAACATCGGAGCAAGAAGACTTTACACCATCATGGAAAAAATCCTCTCCGACCTCTCCTTTGAAGCCCCGGACCGTTCCGGTGATTCCATTGTTATTGATAAGGATTACGTGCAGGAAAAACTGCAGGATGTAACCGAAGACAGAGATCTTTCACGTTATATTCTGTAGCAGACAATATTATACGCATTTTATTAACAATAAAGCGGGACAGTTGTAATTCTGTTCCGCTTTTTTACCGTTTTTAGAAATTGAGCCCCATGCGGATATGTGCTATATGCTCAGTTTATTCAAGACGACACAATTTAAATAATATATTCCGGCAGATAACAACATGACAGCAAGCGCAGCAGCCCAGCCTAAAATTAAAGGTACTTTTTCCACCAAATTAGTACAGGAAGTCGGGACCGGGACAACCAAAAGAAAGATTATCCAGTCCTTTCTGTACTATGCAGAAGAAAAAGATAACGGCGAGATAGGCTTGCGCGTGCTCAATGAAAACAGCGTACCTTCCGGAGAAGAACAGACAATCAGCAAAGAAGAGTTGCTGGAATCGTTCACCCCTGAAGTGGAGCTGTATACCTCCACGGTCTACCCGGCCATGCAGCAACTCAACAAAGCTCTTGCCAAAGCCGACCGCCAGCGCAGACAGGGCAACACCTTCACCGCCGAAGTCGAATACGGCAAAGCCCTGAACATCGACGAAGAAAACATCCGGGCCAATTTCGGTATCGGCCTCTGCTACCTTGACCGCAATGAAGCGGAAAAAGCCACAGACATCTTCAACACTCTCATTGAACTTGATGCCGCATTTGAAAATGACCATAAGCACCTGTTCAATGATTTCGGCATATCCCTGCGTAAAAACAAAATGCTTGATGAAGCCGTGCAATTTTATTCCAGAGCACTGGGCCTGACCGATAATGATGAGAACCTGTATTTCAACATGGCCCGCTGCATGTATGAAGGCGGCAAGAAAAAAGAAGCTCTGGATTATGCAGAAAAATGTCTGGCCATCAATCCGGAATCAAAACCCGCCCTGAAGCTTAAAAAACATCTGAGCAAAAAATAAATCGGCTTATCCGGCCCTTTTCATATTAATTTTCCTGAAGTCCTTCTTAATCACACATTAAGAAGGACTTTTTTTCCGCCTTCCTTCCAAACAGACATTACAAACCCTTGATATAGCTTAATGTAAACTTTAGGCACACCCTTTGCTTAAATACCGGTACCGGACTTTTATTCCGGGTTACAGGTTTAACAGGTGCAGGCGGAGTCAACATTATAGCCGGCACCGATCAAGGAGTTTACACATGGGTTTCAGCTCAATGTATACAGCCGCAACAGGCGTGAAGTCACACGGGGTACTTCTGCAGCAGATTGGCGCAAACCTCGCCAACGTGAATACCCTTGCATATAAGAGCGGTGACACATTTCTGGAAACACTCGGCAGCGCAACTTCAGCCAAGGCCAATTCCGGAATCGTCGCCAATCAGGGGCACACATCCGGACAGATCGGGCTTGGCTCCAGAGTTGCGGCCACCAGAATAAATTTCAAGGAAGGTGCTTTTCAGAACTCTTCCTCCAGTACCGATATCGCCATCGGCGGTCAGGGTTTTTTCCGGGTGGCAGATCCGGGCTCCGGCGGCAGTTATTATACCCGCGCAGGAAACTTCCATTTTGATAAAAACGGGCTGCTCGTAGACAGCCACAACAATATACTCCAAGGCTATTCAATAGATCAGGACGGCAACATAGGGACAACCTCGCAAAATATAGCCCTGCCCATGAAGGAAGAAACCGATACCTACGGCAATAAGCAGATGGTTGTTAAGTCCGATCCTAAAGGCACGGATTACGTAAATATGCGTACCAACCTTGATTCAGGAGCCGTAGATAACAGTGAAACCGAAGGTTCTCCCTTCTTTTCCCTTCTTACCGAGTGGGACGGCACCAGCAACACACCGCTTACTGCCGATGAATACGAGTACAACAGCTCAATACAAATTTACGATGACAACGGTAACAAGCATGACCTGATCGTCTATTTCGACAAGGTCGTGAATGACGGAGACAGCTCGGACAAACGCCACTGGGAATACGTTGTAACCGTGCCTCCGGGAAGTGACGCCGGTTCGCTGACCGGAACATCCGGTGCAGGACTGGTCATGGCCGGAACCCTCACCTTTTCCGGCGACGGAACCCTGCTCAACCAGAGCGCGTTTACCCTCGCTGCCGGAGCAACCGACGGCAAGGACCTTGCAAACTGGGAACAGGCAGCACTGAACAGTAACGGACAGCCGACCTTCAGCGTAACTCTTTCCGGGGCAACAGGAACCCCAACAGCTCAGACCGTAGCCTTTGACATGGGCATCACTTCGGGCACAGATTCATGGGACACCAGCGGAGTAACCGCAGCTGATATAGGCAGCAACGCATCTTCCCTGCCGGGCATGGAAGACGGCAAATTAAATGCTCTTGCCACTACTGACTACTACGGTTCATCTTCAACCATCAGCCAGTCTCAGGACGGATATGGGGAAGGCTACCTCCAGAATGTGGCCTTTAATTCCGACGGCATCCTGAGCGCACTGTTCTCCAACGGAATGTCTCAGGACCTTTATCAGGTAAACCTGTACAATTTTAAAAATGAATACGGGCTGCGCAGGGAAGGTTCCAACTACTTCAGCGCGACCACTGACTCCGGCGCGGCAATTCAGGGTGTAGCCAGAAAGGACGGCCTCGGTTCGGTGGTCAGCAACACCCTTGAAACCTCAAACGTGGATCTGGCGGACGAATTTGCCTATATGATCCTGACCCAGCGCGGTTTTCAGGCCAACTCCAAAGGCATCACCACCACGGACTCACTGATCAACACCGCTCTTGGAATCAAGAAGTAAACGTTAAGACTTACAGCCAAAAATAAAGCCCCCTGCGGTTAAACCGGAGGGGGCTTCTTTGTGTCCGTTGTGCTGTATACTAGCTCAGTTTTTCAGCCAGCATACGCAGGTGCTTGCGCTCTTCGTCAATACATTCCTCAACGAATTTACGCTCAGTATCGGGAACCATTTTCTTCAGCTCGGTAAAAAGCAGGATGGTATCCTTTTCAAAACGCATGGCCGCACGCACAGCCTGTTCAAAATTGAACGCTTCATCCTTGAATGCCGCGGTGTAATCAAAATTGAAAACATCATGAGAATCCACAAGAGCCATTACATACTGGGTATATTCTTCGTAATCACTTCCCGGAGGCACCTCGATGGAACCGATACGGTCACGCATGTCCCGGAAAAACAGCTCATGCCTTGATTCTTCCTCAGCAAAAAATTCGAAGAATTCCTTAGCTGCAGGATCTTTTGCCTCATCAGCTGCCAGCAGGTAAAAAGCCTGTCCTTTCTGCTCAATGCGCATTGCAAGTTCAGCCACTTCATTGGCACTGAAAAAAGTAACCATTTGTACACCTCATTAATTAAAAACGTCTTCTGGGAATCAATTTTTCTCAGATTTATCTTGGACAAATCAGTAGAATTTCTGCAAACAGATGGTCATTAATTTTTAATATTAACCAGACTTGGCAAAAGCGCAACCGCAACAAGTTATATTTTTACTTCAAAACCTTTCCATTTTTACAATTCAATAATATAAACAGATAATAGCTTCGGCCTTAAAAAAATAGCAAAAATGGTTTGAAAACAACAAGCGGTATCCGTGCTGATCATGTTTTCTAAAAGCCGGACCGCATATTCATAAATTAATTAAAGGGGAGAAATATGACCGCTGATTTACAGGAAGATGTAGCTCTGCAACACTTTGTTGAACAGTCGCTGGAAAAACTGGACCAGATTGAAAATGTCCTCATAGAGATGGAAAAAACCACTTCACCCTCGGCAGCATCAGTTGCGCAGGTGTACGGGATTCTCGTTTCCCTGAAAGAAAGTGCGTCACTGCTTGAGCTTACCAACATAAGCCTCGTAGCGGACAAAATCGGCAAGGTGCTGGATCAGGTATATAAAAAGGAAATTGAACTCAGTAACGACCTGCTGAACATCATTATCGATTCGTTTGACAAGCTCAACGAGATGGTCAGTAACGCCACCCTGAGCAATGGCTATGACATCCGCATCATAACCCTGCCGCTTGAAATGTACTCCAAACCCACTGCCGCTCCTGCTGAGAAAAAAGCAGAACCGGAAAAAAGCACTCCGGCTCCCTCACCGGAACCGGCTCCTGCTCCGGCATCGACAGCTGAGCCCGACCCCGAACCTACCCCGGAACCCGAAACAGCAGAAACCTTTGTCGAAGAACCTCAGGAGACTGAAGCTCCGGCCGCAGAAAGCAGTGCCGAAACAAAACTCAGCCCGGCTGCATTCCGTAAAAAATACAGCATCAAAAAAGACATAGACCTTGCCAGCAACTCTAATCCGCTGGGAGTCTCCAAGGCAGTGTCAAACGCCATCATCAACATAGCCAACAACTGCAATATTTCCGAAAGCGACTCCACCGACAGCCTGAAGTTCGGCCTCGCCAAGCGGCATGACGTACCGGAAGAATGCGTCCTCACCGCGGGAGGTGCAGTGGAAATTCTCGACCTGACCCTGCGTCTTTCCGCGATTCCGGGAGTAGACCACGTGCTGAGCTATGAGCACGGCATGCCGGAATACAGCAGCGTTGCCGCTCTCTGCGGAGTGGAACTGCTGCGGCTGCCCAGAGGACGAAATTTCTCACCTCCGCTGGACCAGCTGGTGAAGACAGCAAACGAGACCACTGCCGCAGTCATCATCACCAACCCGGACATTCCTTCCGGCTACGGTCTCCCCGCAGAAGAACTGGCCACCATGTCCAACCTCCTGCCTGAGCGGACCCTGCTCATTGTTGATGAAAGATCAGTGGAATTCTCATGGCCTGAAGACGACTACTCCATGGTCAACTTTCTGGATAAAGCACCTAATCTGGTCATCCTGCGCAGCTTCTCATGGTCCTTCGGCCTTAGGGGAGTGCGTCTCGGATATGCTCTGCTGAACAGTAAACGCGCCCGGGAATTCGAAGAATCAAGGCTTCCCCTGCCCATCAGCCCGCTGAATGTGGAAGCAGGACTGGCAGCCCTTAACCACAGTGAGTTCTACTACTCCACTATCGCCCTGATCATCAGGGGCAGGGAACGTGTACAGAAGGGGTTGGAAGAACTGGGCTGCACCGTCTATCCCAGCCAGAGCAACTTCATTATGTTCAGTGCTCCCATAACGGCAAAAGAACTGCATAGTAAAATGCTGGATCACGGCTTTAAACTGCGTAAGTTGGATGAATA
This genomic interval from Desulfovibrio sp. JC010 contains the following:
- a CDS encoding histidinol-phosphate transaminase → MTADLQEDVALQHFVEQSLEKLDQIENVLIEMEKTTSPSAASVAQVYGILVSLKESASLLELTNISLVADKIGKVLDQVYKKEIELSNDLLNIIIDSFDKLNEMVSNATLSNGYDIRIITLPLEMYSKPTAAPAEKKAEPEKSTPAPSPEPAPAPASTAEPDPEPTPEPETAETFVEEPQETEAPAAESSAETKLSPAAFRKKYSIKKDIDLASNSNPLGVSKAVSNAIINIANNCNISESDSTDSLKFGLAKRHDVPEECVLTAGGAVEILDLTLRLSAIPGVDHVLSYEHGMPEYSSVAALCGVELLRLPRGRNFSPPLDQLVKTANETTAAVIITNPDIPSGYGLPAEELATMSNLLPERTLLIVDERSVEFSWPEDDYSMVNFLDKAPNLVILRSFSWSFGLRGVRLGYALLNSKRAREFEESRLPLPISPLNVEAGLAALNHSEFYYSTIALIIRGRERVQKGLEELGCTVYPSQSNFIMFSAPITAKELHSKMLDHGFKLRKLDEYGISDLLTVSIGNNSRNRMFLAAMKNIL